One genomic region from Pan troglodytes isolate AG18354 chromosome 14, NHGRI_mPanTro3-v2.0_pri, whole genome shotgun sequence encodes:
- the SLAIN1 gene encoding SLAIN motif-containing protein 1 isoform X5, whose protein sequence is MGYKLQDLTDVQIMARLQEESLRQDYASTSASVSRHSSSVSLSSGKKGTCSDQEYDRYSLEDEEEFDHLPPPQPRLPRCSPFQRGIPHSQTFSSIRECRRSPSSQYFPSNNYQQQQYYSPQAQTPDQQPNRTNGDKLRRSMPNLARMPSTTAISSNVSSPVTVRNSQSFDSSLHGAGNGISRIQSCIPSPGQLQHRVHSVGHFPVSIRQPLKATAYVSPTVQGSSNMPLSNGLQLYSNTGIPTPNKAAASGIMGRSALPRPSLAINGSNLPRSKIAQPVRSFLQPPKPLSSLSTLRDGNWRDGCY, encoded by the exons ATGGGATATAAATTACAGGACCTCACTGATGTTCAGATCATGGCTCGTCTGCAAGAAGAAA gTCTCAGGCAAGATTATGCTTCTACTTCAGCATCTGTATCAAGACATAGTTCCAGTGTGTCATTGAGTTCAGGAAAAAAAGGGACATGTAGTGATCAAGAATATGACCGATACAGTCTGGAGGATGAAGAGGAATTTGATCATTTgccaccacctcagcctcgtcTTCCAAGATGTTCCCCTTTCCAAAGAGGAATTCCCCATTCACAGACTTTCTCCAGCATTCGGGAGTGTAGGAGGAGCCCCAGTTCCCAGTATTTTCCTTCAAATAATTACCAGCAGCAACAGTATTATTCACCTCAAGCCCAAACTCCAGATCAGCAACCAAATAGGACCAATGGag ATAAGCTCCGAAGAAGTATGCCTAACCTAGCCCGGATGCCAAGTACAACTGCCATTAGTAGCAACGTTAGTTCTCCAGTCACCGTGCGAAATAGTCAGAGTTTTGACTCAAGCTTGCATGGAGCTGGAAATGGAATTTCAAGAATACAATCTTGTA TTCCATCACCGGGACAGCTTCAACACAGAGTCCACAGCGTGGGGCATTTCCCAGTGTCTATCCGACAACCTCTTAAAGCCACAGCCTATGTGAGTCCAACCGTTCAAGGCAGCAGTAACATGCCTTTATCAAACGGCTTACAGCTGTATTCCAACACAGGAATCCCCACACCGAACAAAGCTGCAGCTTCTGGGATAATGGGTCGCAGTGCACTCCCAAGACCTTCGTTGGCAATAAATGGGAGTAACCTGCCTCGAAGCAAAATTGCACAACCTGTTAGAAG ttttcttcagcctccaaagccTCTGTCTTCACTCAGCACTCTGAGGGATGGAAATTGGAGAGATGGTTGCTACTAA